The nucleotide sequence GTGAGTATAATTGTCACTTTTCCTTTTAATTCTTTGATGGATGCCCATAACTCACGGCGAGCCAATACATCAAGTCCTAGGGTAGGTTCATCGAGAAATAAAATCTGCGGATCTGAAATCAGTGCCATTGCAATAGAAAGGCGCCTCTGCATACCTCCCGATAAGTGTTTTGCTTTTTTGTTCAATTCATTTTCCAATTTGAATTTTTGAGCTATCTCGTAAGCGTTTTTCTTTGCTGTTTTACTGTCTTGTCCGTAGATTCCCGCAATAAGTTCCAAGTTCTCTAGAACCGACAGATTAGCGGCTACCGCCGTTTCCTGAGGAGAAATATTTATTTTTTTCTTTATTGCATGGGATGCTGAAATAATACTGTTGCCAAGCAACAAGGCATCACCGCTCGTGGGTTTTATTAGACAAGAAAGCATTTTAATTGTTGTGGTTTTTCCGGCTCCGTTCACACCGAGTAAGGCAAATAATTCACCTTGCTCAACAGTTAAATTAAGATTATCTACAGCAGTTATACCGCCGT is from Treponema denticola and encodes:
- a CDS encoding ABC transporter ATP-binding protein, whose product is MSAIVTAQLTKKYGGITAVDNLNLTVEQGELFALLGVNGAGKTTTIKMLSCLIKPTSGDALLLGNSIISASHAIKKKINISPQETAVAANLSVLENLELIAGIYGQDSKTAKKNAYEIAQKFKLENELNKKAKHLSGGMQRRLSIAMALISDPQILFLDEPTLGLDVLARRELWASIKELKGKVTIILTTHYMDEVETLSDRVGIMSKGKLKAIGTVQELTTQTDTVKLEDAFVILSGGVL